DNA sequence from the Rhizoctonia solani chromosome 14, complete sequence genome:
CAAGCGTCAGAGGCCCGACCGCCGAGAGGGGTTCCGACAGCTCCTGATACAACTAAAGCGCCTCCAACAAGAGCACTTGACACCACTTTGAAAAACGCCATGGTGGGTCTTCACGATGATAGAACCAGTCAATTGGAGGGCGGTTGTCTCGGAGAATTTCGTCGCTCCTAGTAATTTATACACCTCGAATGAACAACACGCGCCACTTCCGTACTGGCCCGGACGGCTAACTGATCCAGAAGTTAATATAAGTTCAGGGCCATGCTTGGCGTCCAGCACATGGAACGATCATCCTAGTCAAGAATACACAACCGAAGCGGCTGAGAATCACATGAACCATGTGAGCGGCCACAAGGAAGCCGCCTTCTCCGCCTGATTCACGTATTTGGACCCTGTCGTACATCTCTTGCTCTCAATTTCATTCAAGTTCCAGTAAAAAATACGAGGTTGTTCAGCATTGCTCAGTCAGTAGGCGACTAGCAGATTCCATAGTTGGCGTACTGCGCATGATTTGAGCATACCGAAAGGGACAATCAGTCCTATAATCTATCATGAACGATCTTTTTTTGGTTCGTGATGAGACACATGCATCTAAATTTGATGAAATTAGGTTCATTTTGAAAGTTCATGTGCTGATGGTTCGGACTAAACTACAGATATGGTCCCTATACACCATGCGTGAGAATGGTCTCGATCCTCAGACTCAAATATGCCGGACCTTGTGTTGTTTATTTCAGATCAAAGTTCACGCCCTGTGCAAGAGGTGCTTCATCTGAGAAGTTGAGTGTACAAGCACTCCATCGGACGTATTGCTTCCAAGCATCTCCACCTGACTCACGACCCCTGGTTAAGCGAGTTAGCATCTGAATCTCATAAGCATTGACAATACAAGGATTCATACCATCCAGTGCTCTTCAAAAACGATTTACATGAGTAAATTAGCGGAGCATCGAAGCATAATCAACGTACCTTGTTGCCTCCAAACGCGGCACCAACTAAGGAGTTACAATTAGTCAGTTTACTTGCTTCGGTCAATCATTACGTACTTTCGGCGCCTGAGGTTCCAACATTAACCTACGAAAGATGAGCGAGTTAGGAAACAATGTTAGTCATATGGATACCTGTACGTACGTTTACAATCCCAGCGTCACTTCCACTTGGCCCAATCCACTTTCCAAGACTCCTCATATCCCTAGTCCAAAGGCTACTCGAAAGGCCTTGGGGTACTGCATTATTCCATTCAATGGCTTGCTCAATTTCGTCGAAGATGGCAACGTTCAGGACGGGAGCAAACGTCTCCTTGGTCCACACCTCTGGAAGCTCATGTGGTTGAGGCTTATTTGGGATGGCCAAAGTGGGCAAGACCCAGTTTCCTCCTTGCAGATCGCCACCGACCGAGTGCTTTTGACCGCCGGTAAGTATCTCTGAGCCGGTCGATTTTAGTTTTTGGATAGCGTCTGAGAACATGCCGACAGCTGTTCGAGTATGCAAAGGTCCCATGAGAGTACCCGCAGCCAAGGGGTCACCAATGAGGTTGGTAACGCTGGCATAGGCTCGCTGTAGTCGATCCAGAAACTCGGGGGCGATGGATCGGTGAACGTAGAGTCGTCGAGTGGATGTGCATCGCTGCCCTGCTGTACCAACCGCACCAAACAGAACTGCAGGAATTGCCAGCGCCAAGTCCGCGTCTGGCATGATGACACTGGCTATATGCGAGTCAGGGGCTAAACTTAAGCGTGGGTGAAGCATGCGCACCGTTGTTGCCTCCCAATTCTAATAAGACCTTTCCGAATCTATCCTGGACTGCTTTGCCTACTACCTTTCCAACCGCCTCGCTTCCTGTGAACGAAACTATATAGTAATGTGTTAGGACGGATGATGTTTGGAATACTTTGTCTTGCTCACGTACCCATATGGACGGAGGGGCTGCCAACTACCGCCTCGCCAACGTCCTTGCCCCCACAAACAAGTCCTGCTGCGGCGCTGTGCACACCATTCTGTTCCAAAACACGTGAAATGATTTTGGTTGTCGCAACCGCACACAGAGGCGTGGTGGGCGATGGTTTCCACAAAGTAGCGTTACCTGCTGCCAAAGATAACGAGAGGTTCCTGATATGGGTGTCAAGAAATGATGCGAAGCCAGAAACTCCTGCTTACCATCCGTAAACCGCGACAGGGAAATTAAAGGCGCTCAATACACCAACCACACCTAGAGGATTGGGCACTATCCGGAGTCGGTGACAATAGATTATTTCGCTCTGGTACTATTCACCTTCTAGAATTGAGTGACCAGGTCGCTCGGATGCAACCACCCGCCCATTCATCATTCGGGAGAGCCCGACGGCATAGTCGCACTAATCCACAAGTCATGAGGATATTCTCCCAAATTCGCTGTATCACATACAATATCCACAAATTCCTGCACTTCCCCTTCCCCTTCGGTTCTTATTTTTCCCATCTCCAGCGAAACGAGTGCACCAAGGTCATTCCTCTACGATTATAAGGCAAGGTCAGAGGCGCTCTGACAATCACTTCCCGAACAAACCTTCTCGGCCAAAGCCACCCgtatttgcctaataagttcTCCCCTTCGAGGAGCTGGCATATTTCGGATCGATACGTACGCATCGTGTGCGCGATCAATAGCCTGTTGGGTCTCTGCCGGGGTAGCCTGAACATAGTATAGTTGGACAACCCGTGAAGTATTTCAATTGATGGGCCTTACAGTTGTGATCTTTGCCAACGTCTCCCCAGTAGAGGGACATACGCTGACCAGGGGTTCTCCGGAGCCCCCCCATGTGCCATCGTATACACCATGAACTTCCTTTCCGTTGGTTGGGATGTCAAGTGCTGAAAGGATTTTGGTTGCCCTGGTCGACAGAGGAGCACTCCCGCGCAAAGGAGCGTTTCTGAGAGCAATTGCACGGATACGTGATAGCAACATGGTGGTACAGAGCAAAGGAACTACTACGGTAGATGAACAATCCCTAATAGTGCGCGGTGAAGGATGATCCGACAAGCGCGCTAGTCACGAGCTCACCGATTAATTACGTGTACGCCCATACACGTGAATTTCGCTCATTTTGGAGATTAAACTAAATTTTCCGCTCTCTAAAGCAGCTGTAGCCAGAGCCCAAATAGCTTCCTAGTCCAAATTTACAGATTGAGCGATCTAGTACAAGGGTGACTATATCAGTCCTCCGTAATTCTTCGTTTAATCAGCTTGCTTGAGTTAGTATAGCTATCACGTTcgaatgcatatattcacaagTGAGTAAGTACAATTCACAGTATACCGCAACCATCCGTAGCCATACTCTATGCCGCAGCCTTGGTACGACTGCGCTTCCCAACCTGGGCCTGGAAACCAGCTTTGATCGCGCTGACTGAACGCCGAGACCCGCATGACTCGCAGGACATGAAGTAGATACGGTTTTCTTTCGTCAGAATGGTATCGGGTGATTTACATGTTTTGCAGGTAACATATTCGACTAGATACGTTGTGAGTTGAATTATGAAAGCAAACGAGGGTAAATACATACCAATGTAACGCCTCAACACATTTTCTAGCTGCTTTGGCTGGAATCGACCCTTAATAACTAAGCGTTGTGATCCATCGACCGATCCAGTTGTTCCCAATTCAGCAAATAAGAATTGAATTACATGGTCCGGCTGCCGATGCATCCTAAACAGAAACTGTCAGTAAACATTCGATTTCAGAGGGTAGCAAACAAGGTTGCGTGGTGGATAATATCAAAGCCGTCCACGAAAGATAGTCCCAATCGACTCGATCCTCTCAGAAATCGATCAGACTTGGAGCGCTTCCGCACTCAGGCTTTCACAAGGAAAATTGGCAGCCGGTTTACCGCAAACACGCATTCACCACAACCAACAAATCTGCCCACCACCTAATGTTATCTAAAGTAGAAACTATGGGCTCACCTCTTGCAAATTTCGCTAATATTGGCAAACACAGTCTTCTTGTTTCCATCTCGGTGAACACTCGGAGGGACAATTGTGTATCTCCTCTTTTCTCCTGCAAGTTCAGGGTTCTGGGCACGAAGGATTTGGTAGAATCTGCCAAGGAGCTAGAGGTTGTCAATCAGCGCTTGGCTCTTAGTATATAATCACAAGTCACAGAGCAATAGAAGCGGTGGATATGATCGGGCGGTGGCACATGGGCTATAGGGATTGAGAGCGTACCTCGGGATAAGTGTAGTCCCTGTCGGTTCCGTGCCAAGTCTCGACTTGCGCACCACCCTCTGGAGCAGGTTGAGCAAACACATCTTCTCCAAGGTCACCTTCATCCACGTCAGGTACTGGACCgtcatcttcgtcatctTCTCCTTCCTTGGCTAAAACACGACAGGCGGCACCATTGCATACAATGATGTAATGCGACATAAACCTAATCAATAACCTCCATGACTGAAGCTCAGCTGATGCCCACCTTTGGACTCTGCCAACTCTTTCTCAAACGCCTCCAAATCGAACGCAGCTTTCttactcttgctcttcttcttGATCCCTGCAAACTCTCCTAGATCATCACCTCCACCAGTAGCCGGGGTCGCGCCTCCAGAAGCAGGGGCACTTCCGTCCTGTAGATAACATCAGCCAAAATTTTAGTATCCGACCGCCTGGCTCGACTTGCCAGTTCAAGATCCAAGGGAATttcctttttctttttctttttcttcaaATCACCAAACATCGCGTCCAAGTCATCTTCCTTTGGCGGTTCGCTTTCCTTTAGTATCGGAGCAGCAGGCCTGGTCTCGGCAGGAGGTGGAACCGCAGGGGTTTCGGGCTCAGCGGGAGCAGCATCTGCACCGAGGGGATCTTCATCAAAATTaacctttttcttcttgcgCTTTTTGAGGGAGGGATCAAATAGAGGCTCTTCGCTGGCCATTATAATATCTATTCCCAATGAGTATTTACGGGAAATGAAGAGATGGCCAGCTTACTTTTTGATGTAACCAAAATGTGGTGTTCTGGGTCAGATAGGGTGACTCGTTCATTTGATAATCATCCAGGGTCTGAGTGATTTTGTAAGTATCAGCGCCAATTCGATGGAGGTACTGCACTCTTACCAAAGGGTTAGTAGTCGACTTTAATATAATTATAAGTGCGCGGAGAATGTCTTATTAATCTCTTAGATTATGGATCATGCATATAGTATACCAATATGGCATGGATACAATAACTATTGAAGGTCTGTCTCATCACCGGAAAGCCCTCTTGTATGCATAATCAAAACCTTCTACACACTCAAATTAAGGCTGAAAATATTTAAACAACCCTTCTATCTCTACCTATACTGGGATATTGACTGGTTATTAGCATAACTTGCGTTTGCACTAATCTCCCTTGTCCTTGAAGCTTTGGTCCAGGAGTACTTCTTGGGCAACCAGTAAGGGTAAAGGTAGATGTGTTAGGACTGCTTTACAGAGTCCTGATATGTCCACACTCCACCTTGATCTCTAGAGAAATTCTAGCTCAGGTCAGCCAACGTCCTGTGGTCTCTCCCACTTCCCCCAACTTTCGGAAGCCAGAACCAGCTCAAGAAATGAGCAAAAAATGAGCAAAAAATGATGGGCCGCTGTGGGAATTGAACCCACGACCTCCTGTATTCAGCGTGTGCAAGCAAGTGCTTAACTCCCAAAACAGGAATCATACTACTAGACCAAGCGGCCTTGTTGGCAGCTCAGCTTTAGCATGTCTGTTTAGCGAAGCTTTGTAATTGTAGGCTGATCTCCGCACATGTTCAAGACACTGTATTACCTTGATACTTAGTCTGTGTATGAGTCATATATCTTGTGAATAATAAAATCCGCCGGTAGCTACTCTAATTACAATCATGCCTCCATTCTCCAAACTGCCGGCGAAGATTACAAGACGGATTGTCCTCCAATGAGCCTTTTCAATGCAAACATCTACTTGACCATGTTTAGAACCTTTCAACAGGTGCAAGTTTCAATAAAGCCTTTTCTCCCTCAGTGCCAAgttgcgtgcttgcggtcctATCTTTTAGTTTTGTTACATCAACACTTTCTCTCGCATTTCCCGCCCACTAATCCAAATCTACACAACAACCAGCTGCACCTTAGCGGTCATTTCCAATTGTATCTCCACTCCTGGTCTGCGGTCCAAATCAATCTTTCCTTGAAATAGTAGTGCGACACCAGGCACAATTTCAGCTTACTACAACTCATTCTCTCGTTAGGGCAAAACCACTAGGGGCACACAGCTCGGACTTAGCCGAAATTTCAGCGGGGACTACCTGAGTTTCCCATTTGAACCTAGGCCAATCAGGAAAACCTTTCATTCGTCCAAACCCAAAGCAACCCATGTTTTAGACCCAGAAAGCCTGTTTATAAGTGGCCGGCATCAATTCTTGAACCGCTCTTGGGAGACACCCCATAATTATATCCGCTTTGTAGGATGCTCTGACGCTTGTGAGACTGTTGGAGTTAAATAGAAGCTAACTTGTGTAAATGCAAGGTATCGTTGCGCTTTCGAAAATAGACGTGTCTACATGCGGATTGGTGGAACTACACTGTGACGCCCATCACCTCTAATCTGTAATCTACCTTTGTATTATTAATCTATTGTAAGATGGGACTCGTTGGACGAGTGTGTTATGTGGGGCTGTATAAAGCAGCTTTACACTTCTATCCTTAGATTTTAATCATTCGAACACGCATAGAACGGGTGCTTAATGAGAGGATGTCAGCAGGCAGTGGTAAACCCCTAGAAAAGTGCGTTTTCTCTCTCCATCAGCTTAGAGTGAGTTCTATCAGGGGGGTGTGGGTGGGTGTGTAATATGGTTCACAGTGCAACGCACATGATATTGGCCTTCCCTGGCATTCGATTTATGACCATATGCATTAACATAAATTCAGCGCTACCGCCACGAAGCCCTAGTCTTTGGGTACACTTATATCATAAACGAGTATGAGCACTATGCAGATAGCGACATACCTCTTTATATAATTATACATGTGTGCATATGTATTATTGAATCTCATGTTCATCATCTGCTGGGCAGGCTTGTATGagttcatcatcatctcTACGCTTTGCTCGCTTCTCTTTGTGAATTTATGTCTGTATATTCATTACTGCGCGAGTTGGGTCTCAAGCTACTCATTCGCGGCCCAATATCATTGCGCGCTCCTCAACTCCAAGAGCCGTCTCATGCCTACGAGTTCATGTCTCAGATTCCTCGTATAATCCACGTCCACCTTATGTATACATGACCATTTCCCTTCCTCGAGCACATCCGAGTGCACGTAAATTGATCGTGAGATTGAAGATTTTAGAATCAGTATATTAGCAAATATTCCTCCTATAACTGTAACAACGTCAAGGCCATTAATAGTGTCGGCCCATATTTCAATTGTTGTTTACGAGCCCATGTGAATATATGGTACCCATCTTCCAAATTCCCTTTCTCCCACATCCTCACGCAATGATGAAACAGCATTGTGCAGCGCTCTCCCCGCCTCTCCACTCCCTATCATTCCGTATTTCATCAGCTCTGCATATACTTTGTCCGCCACGAATGGTGCATCGCTGTCCATCACCGACCACATCGTGGCGATCACGCTCTGGTACCCAGCCACTAACATCCCTGATGCAAGATGTATGGCCTCGTCAGGTAGTTTCTCATCTCCAGTTGCTGTCTGACAAGCCGAGAGGAATGCTAGGCCTTTCCTCCCGAATGACCGCCGGTTTATCGAGGCCAAATCGAGTGTGCCGTCGTGAAGGAAGAACCCACTCTCGGTGGCGTCAGCGACGTTCTGATGGGCGTGACACGCAAGATGAACCCAGTCATGCTGCTCCATCGCATCGAGTACTGCCGCGGTTGTGGCCTGGTCATCTACAAGCTCTGTGTACTGAGCTTTACTTTGTGCATGTGTTTTCACGCAAGCAAGTTCTTTACTAGTACCAGGCAACGGCGCATGGCCTGGCGTACTTGCTTGACCAATCGCTAGCACTCGTGGTGCATGGCTTGATAAAGTGACCTTTGAGTTGATGAGAGCGGCGAGCGTAGGAGTGTATGAAGAAATAGCATAATCGAAAACTCGCGATCCTAGCTTATCGTAGTCCCCTGCCGCGTGCAACGGCAAGAAGGATAGCACACCAACAGGGCACCATATTATGGATGGGAGATCGCGTGTGGCAGCGCTGTTATTATTCTGGTGATGCTATGTGAGCACCACTATAGTGGATTTACTGACTGATTAGACGTACCGTGTATCCAAGAAAGTCTAGGACGGGCTTGACCACGCTGCTCCAAAGAACTGCTAGGGCTATATCCATGCTATCTTTTCCGTCGGACTCCCATTGGTAAAAGGGTCTTCGTTCCCGAGAACCTCGGCTCTCGATGGAAGCCTCTATGTCAGAACGCATACGACGAGCCTTCTCCTGGGTGAAGTCGGGGAGCGGGACATGTTTGATATCGTTCTGCCCTGGTAATATCAGGAGAGCATCGCAGCGATCTTTCGAGCAATTAATGACAACAACAGGCCCATGATGTGCAGATTGAATCAAGGCCTTTGCCTTTATTGGTTGGAGAAGGTCTTCAAATCCAGGAAGTTCACGGACACTAGCTAATAAGGAGTTGTACTCCCTAGCTAGATTAATCCGATGCCCTGATATATCTGACTCAATATCTGTGGGGGGCGGTGGAGGCTCTGAAGGCTCTGATGTTACCTGGTGAAGCTGTGCGGCGGTTGACGAGAGGCGGGTGGCGAGGTCTGGATAGGAGGATTGGAGCTCGTCAAGAGGAGAGCGTAGCATCAAGCTCTGATTCCAGACAATACACCGTGCATGCTCAAGCCACTCCAGCGCTGTTTCAAATGCAGATGAGGCAATTGCAGCTGAAGCGGCTTGTACCGCTAGGTCCCCAGTTGTCAACAGATCCTGATAGCGCTGACTAGTAGTAGCACCAAGCCATATAAATTGAGGAAGTAGGTCGATTGCGGTGTGATATGCCCCCATAGAATCAAGCGGGCTCTCTCCAGAGGCAACGCTTACCCACCCAAGCGCGTACTTGAACCTGTTGCGTGGAGCTGCGGTCAGCAACTGGGCGGCAGCACGTAAAGAATACAACGAGTTCTGAAGGTCATGAGGATCCCTTTTGTTCCGATAGCGGTACAAACAAGAAAATGCCAAAATATGGTGACGCCCTGCCAAGTCAGGATGTTCGCTAGGAGTTAGCGAAACTGCACGGGAATTGTATTCAATTGATTTCTCCAGGTCATCTATTTCTCTCAGACGCTTGAACCGCTCACTGTGAGACAACCCTAAACTCGCAAGGTGGCTTGGCAATGCTGGGTGATCATCGGGCGTCAATGCGACTGCACGGGACGTCAATTCAATTGACTTTGTTAAATCATCAAATTCGCTCAGTCGATTAAATCGAGTTGTGTAAGACGACCCTAGAGCAGCGAGGCGGAATGGTAAATCCGGGTGTGAATTCGGTGTCAACGCAAGTGCCTGAGATTTGTATTTCATTGACATTTCTAGGTCACTCAGGTCACCAAGAGACCTGAACCGACCATCATAAGACGCTGCCAGAGAGGCAAGTCGCTTTGGAAAATCCGGGTGATCGCTGTGGGTCAACTCAACCGCGTGAGACTTGTATTTGATTGATTTAGTCAGATCTCCTAGTTCGCCTAAACGATTGAACCGAAAAGAGTAAGATGCTCCTAAAGCAGCAAGGCGCATCGAAAGGTCTGGGTGATCCTTGGGAGTCAATGTAAATGCACGAGAATAATTCTCGATGGACTTTGTCAGATCGTCCATATCGCCCAGACGATTGAATCGCCTACTGTACAATTCTCCTAGATGGGCAAGTCGGTTGGGCAAGTCTGGGTGATCATTGGGAGTCAATTCGGCTGCACGGGAGTGGCTCTCGGTGGACTTTACAAGGTCGTTCAAATCGCCTAGACGACCAAACCGATTGCTGTATGATACTCCAAGAGCAACAAAACGAGATGAAAAGTCCGGATGATTGTCAGGGGTCAATTCAATTGCACGAGATATATATTCAATTGACTTTGATAGGTCGTCTAGTTCACCCAAATGTTTGCTCCGGAGGGCGTATGATATACCCAGATTCGCAAGACGGGGTGCCAAGTCCGGGTGGCCGTCAGGTGTCAACATAACTGCACGAGAATAGCTCTCGATGGACTTTGCAAGGTCGCCCAGATCACCCAAGCGCTTGAATTGGCCATCGTAGGATGCGCCCAGAGAATTCAGGTACAACGGTAAATGCGGGTGTCCGTCCGGGGTCAATGCAATCGCCTGAGAATAGTACTTGATAGATTTGCGGAGATCGTCTATATCCCCCATACGCATAAATCGATCACAATAAGATGCCCCTAGAGCTTTGAGGCGGCCTGGTAAGGCTGGATGGGTATCAGGCGTTAACGCAACAGCACGAGAATAGCTTTCAATGGACTTTGCAAGGTCGCTCAAATCACCCATACGTTTGAATCGACCAGTGTAGGATGCTCCGAGAGATGCAAGGTGGGATGGTAAGTCTGGATGGTCCTCGGGAGTTAACGTAACTGCACGAGAAGTATATTCGATCGACTTCGAAAAATCGCTCAGTTCGCCCAAACGTCGAGACCGGATAGCGTACGATGCTCCTAGATGGGTAAGGCGAAGTGGCAAGCTCGGGTGGTCATCAGGTGTTAATTCAACTGCGCGAGAGTAGCTCTCGATGGACTCTGCAAGATCCTTCAAATTGCCCATACGACTGAATCGATTGACGTATGACGCTCCCAGAGCATCAAGGTGGGACGGTAAGCCCGGATGGTCTTCTGGAGTCAATTCAACTGCACGAGATATATATTCAATTGACTTTGATAGATCGTCCAGCTCGCCCAAACGGTTGGACCGAGCAGCATATGACATACCCAGATTCGCAAGGCGAAGCGCCAATTCCGGGTGACCGTCAGGTGTCAACATGACTGCACGAGAATAGATCTCGACGGACTTCGCAAGATTATCCAGATCGCCCAGGCGCATGAACCGAAGATGATAAGACGCACCCAAAGAGTTGAGGTAAGATGGTAAGTCTGGGTGGCCATCAGGGGTCAACGCAACAGCACAAGACTCGTATTTAATTGACCTTTCTAAGTCGTCCAGTTTACCCAGACTACTGAAGCGGCTACTATAAGAAAAAGCCAAAGTCTGGAGTCGGGATGGCAAAGCTGGGTCGTCATTTGGAGTCAATGCAACTGCCCGAGATTTGTATTCGATTGATTTTGTCAAGTCATCCATTTCACCTAGGCTCGAAAATCGATCATCGTAAGACGTTCCAAGTGAGATAAGACGGCTCGCTAATTCCGGATGGTCCTCAGGAGTCAATTCCAGCTGTCGCTTTTCGTATTCGATTATTTCTTCAAGGTCATCCGGGTTGCCGAGTCCCTGCGACTGGTTTCGATCAAATTGCGTCAATCCAGACTGCTGATTACCTATAGTGTTGTGTATGAGCTGGTGAGAAAGTAGCTGATTGATTCCTGGTGCTCACTGAAACGATTACCGGAAATCGGATCTAATTCTGTCGCAGTATTACCGTCTACTTGCTCACGATGTAGAATATGCTCGGGTGTGTCCAGTCCCTCCTGACTCGGTTGCCTACCGTCAACTTGTGAGATCTGTTATATATCTATGCTCACATTCTTGCTGCTTCTACTGTTATTCTTTCGGCCTGTTCTAACTCCACATAACCCCCACACAATCCGTTCAATCGAAGCTTTCATTGCTAAAAACCAATTGTCTGATTCCGGAGTTGCTATGCGGGCAAGTGGATGTGAAGTGCAGTTTCAATCAAGTGAAATTTGACTAATGCGGTGCCTTTGGGAACGGATGCCCGTATAACTGAGAGAAGGTGGAAACTTGAGTACTGTCTTATGTAATATAGGTCTTCCCGGCTACCTAATTCTTGTGAATCCTGTAATGTTCCCGAGAAGGATGAAAAGAAAGAGAACCCCTTTACTGAGCACTTTAAATAACTGATGACGTAATCCAATTACCGTGCACTAAATTATAAAATAATATAAATTCAGTATACACGCACAGAAAGCCAGTGATATTCCTAACATATAGTTAGCGGCTCTCTAGGGCTGTTACATAACCCGATGGAAAGTCAAATTTTG
Encoded proteins:
- a CDS encoding eukaryotic translation initiation factor 5: MASEEPLFDPSLKKRKKKKVNFDEDPLGADAAPAEPETPAVPPPAETRPAAPILKESEPPKEDDLDAMFGDLKKKKKKKEIPLDLELASRARRAPASGGATPATGGGDDLGEFAGIKKKSKSKKAAFDLEAFEKELAESKAKEGEDDEDDGPVPDVDEGDLGEDVFAQPAPEGGAQVETWHGTDRDYTYPELLGRFYQILRAQNPELAGEKRRYTIVPPSVHRDGNKKTVFANISEICKRMHRQPDHVIQFLFAELGTTGSVDGSQRLVIKGRFQPKQLENVLRRYIVEYVTCKTCKSPDTILTKENRIYFMSCESCGSRRSVSAIKAGFQAQVGKRSRTKAAA
- a CDS encoding aldehyde dehydrogenase family protein, yielding MLLSRIRAIALRNAPLRGSAPLSTRATKILSALDIPTNGKEVHGVYDGTWGGSGEPLVSVCPSTGETLAKITTATPAETQQAIDRAHDAYVSIRNMPAPRRGELIRQIRVALAEKRNDLGALVSLEMGKIRTEGEGEVQEFVDICDYAVGLSRMMNGRVVASERPGHSILEVPNPLGVVGVLSAFNFPVAVYGWNLSLSLAAGNATLWKPSPTTPLCAVATTKIISRVLEQNGVHSAAAGLVCGGKDVGEAVVGSPSVHMVSFTGSEAVGKVVGKAVQDRFGKVLLELGGNNASVIMPDADLALAIPAVLFGAVGTAGQRCTSTRRLYVHRSIAPEFLDRLQRAYASVTNLIGDPLAAGTLMGPLHTRTAVGMFSDAIQKLKSTGSEILTGGQKHSVGGDLQGGNWVLPTLAIPNKPQPHELPEVWTKETFAPVLNVAIFDEIEQAIEWNNAVPQGLSSSLWTRDMRSLGKWIGPSGSDAGIVNVNVGTSGAEIGAAFGGNKSTGWGRESGGDAWKQYVRWSACTLNFSDEAPLAQGVNFDLK
- a CDS encoding CHAT domain protein translates to MKASIERIVWGLCGVRTGRKNNSRSSKNEGLDTPEHILHREQVDGNTATELDPISGNRFSNQQSGLTQFDRNQSQGLGNPDDLEEIIEYEKRQLELTPEDHPELASRLISLGTSYDDRFSSLGEMDDLTKSIEYKSRAVALTPNDDPALPSRLQTLAFSYSSRFSSLGKLDDLERSIKYESCAVALTPDGHPDLPSYLNSLGASYHLRFMRLGDLDNLAKSVEIYSRAVMLTPDGHPELALRLANLGMSYAARSNRLGELDDLSKSIEYISRAVELTPEDHPGLPSHLDALGASYVNRFSRMGNLKDLAESIESYSRAVELTPDDHPSLPLRLTHLGASYAIRSRRLGELSDFSKSIEYTSRAVTLTPEDHPDLPSHLASLGASYTGRFKRMGDLSDLAKSIESYSRAVALTPDTHPALPGRLKALGASYCDRFMRMGDIDDLRKSIKYYSQAIALTPDGHPHLPLYLNSLGASYDGQFKRLGDLGDLAKSIESYSRAVMLTPDGHPDLAPRLANLGISYALRSKHLGELDDLSKSIEYISRAIELTPDNHPDFSSRFVALGVSYSNRFGRLGDLNDLVKSTESHSRAAELTPNDHPDLPNRLAHLGELYSRRFNRLGDMDDLTKSIENYSRAFTLTPKDHPDLSMRLAALGASYSFRFNRLGELGDLTKSIKYKSHAVELTHSDHPDFPKRLASLAASYDGRFRSLGDLSDLEMSMKYKSQALALTPNSHPDLPFRLAALGSSYTTRFNRLSEFDDLTKSIELTSRAVALTPDDHPALPSHLASLGLSHSERFKRLREIDDLEKSIEYNSRAVSLTPSEHPDLAGRHHILAFSCLYRYRNKRDPHDLQNSLYSLRAAAQLLTAAPRNRFKYALGWVSVASGESPLDSMGAYHTAIDLLPQFIWLGATTSQRYQDLLTTGDLAVQAASAAIASSAFETALEWLEHARCIVWNQSLMLRSPLDELQSSYPDLATRLSSTAAQLHQVTSEPSEPPPPPTDIESDISGHRINLAREYNSLLASVRELPGFEDLLQPIKAKALIQSAHHGPVVVINCSKDRCDALLILPGQNDIKHVPLPDFTQEKARRMRSDIEASIESRGSRERRPFYQWESDGKDSMDIALAVLWSSVVKPVLDFLGYTNNNSAATRDLPSIIWCPVGVLSFLPLHAAGDYDKLGSRVFDYAISSYTPTLAALINSKVTLSSHAPRVLAIGQASTPGHAPLPGTSKELACVKTHAQSKAQYTELVDDQATTAAVLDAMEQHDWVHLACHAHQNVADATESGFFLHDGTLDLASINRRSFGRKGLAFLSACQTATGDEKLPDEAIHLASGMLVAGYQSVIATMWSVMDSDAPFVADKVYAELMKYGMIGSGEAGRALHNAVSSLREDVGEREFGRWVPYIHMGS